A window from Pseudomonas alloputida encodes these proteins:
- a CDS encoding TonB-dependent receptor yields the protein MPAFRCTARAVLSVLAVFSLSPLSLAVAETLPIENSTLTLGAVNVTSTESGPLATSSVLSSVDILGGDILEKMPVTYSWELFSRAPGVMLTEFNQGTTSGKLSFRGFNGEGEVNAVKLLIDGIPSNTNDGNMPFIDSVFPMDIDSIEVVRGTSDPRYGLNNIAGNVNINTRTGGNYNKARLRYGSFNTREVQLAKGIETSNWTQNYFFARQQVDGYRDHADTERYSFGGKWFYTPDDGSYRLGLIARHYESEAQEAGYLTEDDARHHPRMSNDYNATDKGTRRMNQVSVHFDTDLAETLSWSAKTYLNTYDDRRWTQYWRTSSQQERDTYEDQYGAITSLTWRPQVDWLHAFALEGGSDMQKQQNRSERYRTVERVRQAQTRDQDFDFNTVGAYVQAEIEPFESLKIVPAYRVDKISGDFTNKMTGQDYDINDYGLIKQPKLSIVYSPWKFASVYANWGRTFQVGTGAAAYKVPPRNEDLDPSINEGWETGVKFTPASWVDGRVAYWRQDASGEVSRRLNDPSGESDNVGETRRWGYDLQVNLHPDERTEVWMSYSWQYSKILEPSSALPGSKGQEIDHVPHHLWNTGISYQATPALQLTAWANGQTNYYLERENTQGTYGGYVLMNLGATYKLSETMSVDLQLKNLTNRYYEYVWYDPDGADASLHSPGDGRALYAGLTLDF from the coding sequence ATGCCTGCGTTCCGTTGCACCGCACGCGCTGTCCTGTCCGTGCTCGCTGTGTTCAGCCTCAGCCCGCTGTCACTGGCCGTTGCCGAAACTTTGCCCATTGAAAACTCCACCCTCACCCTTGGCGCGGTCAACGTGACCAGTACCGAAAGCGGCCCGCTGGCCACCAGCAGCGTGCTCAGTTCGGTGGACATCCTGGGGGGCGATATCCTCGAAAAGATGCCCGTGACCTACAGCTGGGAACTGTTCAGTCGCGCGCCAGGGGTGATGCTGACCGAGTTCAACCAGGGCACCACCTCGGGCAAACTGTCGTTTCGCGGCTTCAATGGCGAAGGCGAAGTGAACGCGGTCAAGTTGCTGATCGATGGCATCCCCAGCAACACCAATGACGGCAACATGCCCTTCATCGACTCGGTGTTCCCCATGGACATCGACAGCATCGAAGTGGTGCGCGGCACCAGCGATCCACGCTACGGCCTGAACAACATCGCCGGTAACGTCAATATCAACACCCGCACCGGCGGCAACTACAACAAGGCGCGCCTGCGCTACGGCAGCTTCAACACCCGCGAGGTGCAACTGGCCAAGGGCATCGAGACCAGCAACTGGACACAGAACTACTTCTTCGCCCGCCAGCAGGTCGACGGCTACCGCGACCATGCCGACACCGAACGCTACAGCTTCGGCGGCAAATGGTTCTATACCCCTGACGATGGCAGCTATCGCCTTGGTCTGATCGCCCGCCACTACGAGTCCGAAGCCCAGGAGGCCGGCTACCTGACCGAGGATGACGCCCGCCATCATCCGCGCATGAGCAATGACTACAACGCCACGGACAAAGGCACGCGGCGAATGAACCAGGTCAGCGTGCACTTCGACACCGACCTGGCCGAGACCCTGTCCTGGTCGGCCAAGACCTACCTCAACACCTATGACGACCGACGCTGGACGCAGTACTGGCGCACCAGTTCACAGCAGGAACGCGACACCTACGAGGATCAGTACGGTGCCATCACCTCGCTGACCTGGCGACCACAGGTGGACTGGCTGCACGCCTTTGCGCTGGAAGGTGGCAGCGATATGCAGAAGCAACAGAACCGCAGCGAACGCTACCGCACCGTGGAGCGTGTACGCCAGGCGCAGACACGCGACCAGGACTTCGACTTCAACACGGTCGGTGCCTATGTACAGGCGGAGATCGAGCCGTTCGAATCGCTGAAGATCGTGCCGGCCTACCGGGTGGACAAGATCAGTGGCGACTTCACCAACAAGATGACCGGGCAGGACTACGACATCAACGACTACGGGCTGATCAAGCAGCCCAAGCTCAGCATTGTCTATTCGCCGTGGAAGTTCGCCAGCGTTTACGCCAACTGGGGCCGCACCTTCCAGGTCGGGACGGGCGCCGCAGCCTACAAGGTGCCGCCGCGCAACGAGGACCTGGACCCGTCGATCAACGAAGGCTGGGAAACCGGCGTCAAGTTCACCCCGGCCAGCTGGGTCGATGGCCGCGTGGCCTATTGGCGTCAGGACGCCTCTGGCGAAGTGAGCCGTCGCCTGAACGACCCCAGCGGCGAGTCGGACAACGTCGGCGAAACACGCCGCTGGGGCTATGACCTGCAGGTCAACCTGCACCCGGACGAACGAACCGAGGTGTGGATGTCCTACTCCTGGCAGTACTCCAAGATCCTTGAGCCCAGCAGCGCGTTGCCAGGCAGCAAAGGCCAGGAAATCGATCACGTGCCACACCATCTGTGGAACACCGGCATCAGCTACCAGGCCACTCCCGCGCTGCAACTGACTGCCTGGGCGAACGGGCAGACCAACTACTACCTGGAGCGGGAGAACACCCAAGGTACGTATGGCGGCTACGTACTGATGAACCTCGGCGCGACGTACAAGCTCAGCGAAACCATGAGCGTGGACCTGCAGTTGAAGAACCTCACCAACCGCTACTACGAGTACGTGTGGTACGACCCGGACGGTGCGGATGCTTCCCTGCACTCCCCGGGTGACGGTCGTGCCCTGTATGCCGGGCTGACGTTGGACTTCTGA
- a CDS encoding DUF2946 family protein produces MLSRARAHLCLFACLAVLFNLLAMPLDRALQSPRIDSQSLILGSFCSLHGAQSLPKSLLAQLKAELPQLDDQQDMKHQAGDCCCGHAGHALLASDYYRHLFPRFWPDALLLSNSHRLSLPREQWPKLNPRASPLA; encoded by the coding sequence ATGCTTTCACGTGCACGTGCACATCTTTGTCTGTTCGCCTGCCTCGCCGTGCTGTTCAACCTGCTGGCGATGCCGCTTGACCGTGCCTTGCAATCACCCCGCATCGACAGCCAATCGCTGATTCTCGGCAGCTTTTGCAGCCTGCACGGTGCACAGAGCCTGCCCAAGTCACTGCTGGCCCAGCTCAAGGCCGAGCTGCCGCAACTCGATGATCAGCAGGACATGAAACACCAGGCTGGCGACTGCTGCTGTGGTCACGCCGGGCATGCCTTGCTGGCCAGCGACTATTATCGCCACCTGTTCCCCCGCTTCTGGCCCGACGCACTGTTGCTCAGTAACAGCCACAGGCTGTCGCTGCCGCGCGAACAGTGGCCAAAGCTCAACCCCCGCGCCTCTCCCCTGGCCTGA
- a CDS encoding DUF2946 family protein, which translates to MNRLPSNRPLIAWALYFCVLFNVLGCGLAHGQALGLALNGFGGAFCSLGGDTGSLKAKQDGALAGDLSIPFSCPMGSAAFLTLVFLIGVAWLLASANRRPIMREVRSQAPPRYCWPSSNPRASPL; encoded by the coding sequence ATGAACCGTCTGCCTTCAAACCGTCCCCTCATTGCCTGGGCACTGTACTTCTGTGTCCTGTTCAATGTACTTGGCTGTGGCCTTGCCCACGGGCAGGCATTGGGGCTGGCGCTGAATGGCTTCGGCGGTGCGTTCTGCAGCCTCGGTGGCGATACCGGCTCACTGAAGGCCAAGCAGGACGGCGCCCTGGCGGGCGACCTGAGCATTCCGTTCAGTTGCCCGATGGGCTCGGCGGCTTTTCTTACCCTGGTATTCCTGATCGGTGTCGCCTGGCTGCTGGCCAGTGCCAACCGCCGCCCGATCATGCGCGAGGTCCGCAGCCAAGCGCCTCCGCGCTATTGCTGGCCGTCGTCCAACCCTCGCGCTTCACCTCTCTGA
- a CDS encoding DUF2946 family protein yields the protein MRHCGLRARTWDNLWVAALLAMLLKVLALPMASTLGDLSLAQLLAGSYCSSGGVQPAMLDKDGKLSPKTSAPGHCCCAQGGPAPLPASLILAAFALPVLPVDQQPAVLVHSPRHCWPSINPRASPKVIA from the coding sequence ATGCGCCATTGCGGCCTGCGCGCACGCACCTGGGATAACCTCTGGGTCGCGGCGCTGCTTGCCATGCTGCTCAAGGTACTGGCATTGCCCATGGCCAGTACCCTGGGCGACCTGAGCCTGGCGCAGTTGCTGGCGGGCAGTTATTGCTCGTCGGGCGGCGTACAGCCGGCCATGCTGGACAAGGACGGCAAACTTAGCCCGAAGACGTCCGCCCCCGGGCATTGCTGCTGCGCCCAAGGCGGCCCTGCACCACTGCCTGCCTCTTTGATTCTGGCCGCCTTTGCCCTGCCTGTGCTGCCTGTCGACCAGCAACCCGCTGTTCTGGTGCATTCGCCCCGGCACTGCTGGCCGTCGATCAACCCCCGTGCCTCCCCGAAAGTGATCGCCTGA
- a CDS encoding putative natural product biosynthesis protein translates to MSRTLNASALLEPSVRPSRTGDFLLPFPDYPCNARSFVNLDARLLPYWHTLFDVCPGLLKLDPPEGLELFRRFMTWAYRHHPALDWTYYISVCRWLLSSPYQARVTEEHIEAFMVAAAALWVTTDVSQARGLILAWQPMTEWIVEWKPGFRSTPFTPQEGEGLPPPSWEFSWSPLDGKGAGSFRRWLPVPG, encoded by the coding sequence ATGTCTCGTACCCTGAACGCTTCAGCGTTGCTGGAGCCCTCCGTTCGCCCGTCGCGCACTGGCGACTTCCTGTTGCCGTTTCCCGATTACCCCTGCAATGCCCGCAGCTTCGTCAACCTCGATGCGCGCCTGCTGCCTTACTGGCACACGCTATTCGATGTTTGCCCAGGCTTGCTGAAGCTCGACCCGCCAGAGGGGCTTGAGTTGTTCCGACGCTTCATGACTTGGGCCTACCGACACCATCCGGCGCTGGATTGGACGTACTACATCAGCGTTTGCCGCTGGTTGCTGAGCTCGCCGTACCAGGCCCGGGTGACCGAAGAGCATATTGAAGCGTTCATGGTGGCGGCAGCTGCGCTCTGGGTAACGACCGATGTTTCCCAGGCCCGTGGCCTGATCCTCGCGTGGCAGCCCATGACTGAATGGATCGTGGAGTGGAAGCCGGGGTTCCGTTCGACCCCGTTCACGCCCCAGGAGGGGGAGGGCTTGCCACCACCGTCCTGGGAGTTCTCCTGGAGCCCGCTCGATGGCAAAGGCGCGGGTAGCTTCAGGCGCTGGCTGCCGGTGCCCGGCTAA
- a CDS encoding DUF2946 family protein, with product MHRAAGRRRTLSWGLYACVLFAVLHCGLGHGQAGGLMLNGAGGTFCGHLATAASAVSFGKGLGATFAGVSTIDCPLCSHAGLAITLQLLGVVFAPRACKPSLPIVPATWPRLRWPAANPRASPALP from the coding sequence ATGCATCGAGCAGCAGGACGTCGCCGCACACTCAGCTGGGGCCTCTACGCCTGCGTGCTGTTCGCAGTGCTGCATTGCGGCCTGGGGCATGGTCAGGCCGGCGGCTTGATGCTCAACGGTGCAGGTGGCACTTTTTGTGGCCACTTAGCGACTGCGGCCAGCGCGGTCAGTTTCGGCAAAGGGCTCGGCGCCACCTTCGCTGGCGTATCCACCATCGATTGCCCGCTGTGCAGCCATGCGGGCCTGGCCATCACCCTGCAGTTGCTGGGCGTGGTATTTGCCCCACGAGCCTGCAAGCCCTCACTTCCCATCGTCCCCGCCACCTGGCCTCGCCTACGCTGGCCTGCAGCCAATCCCCGTGCCTCCCCCGCCCTGCCCTGA
- a CDS encoding c-type cytochrome encodes MKKTLAMLACLATASLAQAAQDPEAVFNRACQMCHNGQLPMAPKKGDHEAWKPRLAQGNDVLVKHVTEGFNAMPPRGLCMDCTADDYKAVIDYMSK; translated from the coding sequence ATGAAGAAAACACTGGCAATGCTTGCTTGCCTGGCAACCGCCAGCCTGGCTCAAGCAGCCCAGGACCCGGAGGCGGTCTTCAACCGCGCTTGCCAGATGTGCCACAACGGGCAATTGCCAATGGCGCCGAAGAAAGGTGACCACGAGGCCTGGAAGCCACGGCTGGCCCAAGGCAACGATGTTCTGGTGAAGCACGTCACCGAAGGCTTCAACGCCATGCCGCCGCGCGGCCTGTGCATGGACTGCACCGCCGACGATTACAAGGCCGTAATCGACTACATGTCCAAGTGA
- a CDS encoding PepSY domain-containing protein has translation MKRQLYLRHRWLGIVACLFMALWFVSGVVMLYVGYPKLTPAERLAHLPALPAGCCAELPEHWAQQPLKALRLTSLGGRAHHLLELADGRRVILDAASGEPLARADAAWALANARQYAGEAGLAYLGTVDEDMWTHSRALDGDRPLHHVQVDDTAGTWLYLSSRTGEVVRDATAQERAWNWVGAWLHWLYPLRGGFGFDNGWRTLVIGLSLGATVMALLGMTVGILRLRLRKRYRSGSCSPYPGGWLRWHHIGGLLFGTVLVLWVFSGLMSMRPWGVTDSRSQLAPQALRQGPLRAMDIGQTVAQAMASLGREPGFNPVEIQWQRLGGDTFLVARNAAGDSRILEAGAPPARALSEQRLLTAARAMAAGVVVQANWQGHYDAYYFTRDAQSMYGFQSRPLPVLRLRFDDPASTWVYLDPASAEVVASHDARQRAGRWLFNLLHSWDLQPLLQRPVLREGLIIALSIGGLVVSLSGVVLGWRRLRRMTARVRG, from the coding sequence GTGAAGCGCCAGCTGTACCTGCGGCACCGCTGGCTGGGCATCGTCGCCTGCCTGTTCATGGCGCTATGGTTCGTCTCCGGGGTTGTCATGCTGTACGTCGGCTACCCCAAGCTGACACCGGCCGAGCGCCTGGCCCACCTGCCGGCTTTGCCGGCGGGGTGCTGCGCCGAGTTGCCCGAGCATTGGGCGCAACAGCCGCTGAAGGCGCTGCGCCTGACCAGCCTGGGCGGGCGCGCGCACCACCTGCTGGAACTGGCCGACGGTCGCCGCGTCATCCTCGATGCCGCCAGCGGCGAGCCTCTGGCTCGGGCCGACGCAGCCTGGGCCCTGGCCAATGCCCGGCAGTATGCCGGTGAGGCCGGGCTGGCTTACCTGGGCACCGTGGACGAGGACATGTGGACCCACTCCAGGGCATTGGATGGCGACCGCCCCTTGCATCACGTGCAGGTAGACGATACAGCCGGCACCTGGCTGTACCTGTCCAGCCGCACCGGCGAAGTGGTGCGTGACGCCACCGCCCAGGAGCGTGCCTGGAACTGGGTCGGTGCATGGCTGCATTGGCTCTATCCGCTACGGGGCGGGTTCGGCTTCGACAACGGCTGGCGTACCCTGGTGATCGGCCTGTCCCTGGGCGCAACGGTCATGGCGCTCCTGGGCATGACCGTTGGCATACTGCGCCTGCGGCTGCGCAAGCGCTATCGCAGCGGCTCGTGCAGCCCCTACCCTGGCGGCTGGCTGCGCTGGCACCACATCGGCGGGCTACTGTTCGGCACGGTGCTGGTGCTGTGGGTATTCAGCGGACTCATGTCGATGCGCCCCTGGGGTGTGACCGACAGTCGTTCGCAGCTGGCCCCACAGGCGCTACGTCAGGGGCCGCTACGCGCGATGGATATCGGCCAGACGGTTGCCCAGGCCATGGCCAGCCTGGGCCGGGAGCCTGGGTTCAACCCTGTCGAAATCCAGTGGCAACGCCTGGGCGGCGACACCTTCCTGGTTGCCCGCAATGCCGCCGGCGATAGCCGGATTCTGGAAGCCGGCGCGCCGCCGGCGCGGGCATTGTCCGAACAACGCTTGCTGACAGCAGCCCGTGCGATGGCGGCAGGCGTCGTGGTACAGGCCAACTGGCAAGGGCACTATGACGCCTACTATTTCACCCGTGACGCCCAGAGCATGTACGGCTTCCAGAGCCGCCCACTGCCGGTACTGCGCCTGCGCTTCGACGACCCCGCCAGCACGTGGGTCTACCTCGACCCGGCCAGCGCAGAAGTGGTCGCCAGCCACGATGCCAGACAACGCGCCGGTCGCTGGCTATTCAACCTGTTGCACAGCTGGGATCTGCAGCCACTGCTGCAAAGGCCGGTGTTACGCGAAGGCCTGATCATCGCCTTGAGCATCGGCGGCCTGGTGGTTTCACTCAGCGGCGTCGTACTAGGCTGGCGAAGGCTACGCAGAATGACCGCTCGAGTTCGCGGTTGA
- a CDS encoding TonB-dependent receptor, producing the protein MFRMTTLALLVGSATCAWAQDDTLTLPASNVTATANQPKEATSLDLDRPIESGSRLNLSARENPASISVADRKTMERIGARNFQDAANALPGVNASAPPGWGGYVAYRGFNGAQISQLFNGINLQYGGAARPVGAWIYDRVELLGGPSSFLNGSGAVGGSLNFITRLASRDEDTFEGRVSYARYDTMETSVAFNKALNTGDGPRHHARLDYSRTSTNGYIDRQENGAGNLAFSLLSDINEKLSHTLAIEYLEEQEDSPYWGTPVLQPLVGTLHIDKHNRFNNYNVEDGRYEQRTRWLRSITDYRFDDNTQLRNTFYHYNGQRDYRNLEVYRYNADNSAIARSGGYRQRHDQEVNGDKLELTHQGQLFGLASDWAFGMDYSTNQQTNYPLSKGAFDTVDPNGFEPGHFLDIPGMDAPMTKGRTTTTDTTSAFVENRTRLTDQLSLITALRYDHIDFDVVDHVARARLDRRWDAITGRLGLVYDLTSNVTLYTQYSNSAEPPGGTLTSASISQVGDFDLSTGRQVEVGSKFDFLDGRGSATAAAYRIVRKDISVPSSTVPNTTEQAGQQTSTGIELAASFKVTPKLLAAGNFSWVNAEYDEFNETIGGVVYSRKGKNPVNIPDRVANLWLTYDLAPGWQVGADARYVSSVYANTANTAWVPSYTVYGLSMTHDLDKHVQVSARLRNLTDEVYARFIHQTNTQYYLGEPRSLEVAVQWRY; encoded by the coding sequence ATGTTCCGCATGACCACTTTGGCGCTGCTCGTTGGCAGCGCAACCTGTGCCTGGGCGCAGGATGACACCCTGACCCTGCCGGCCAGCAATGTCACGGCCACAGCCAATCAACCCAAGGAGGCAACCAGCCTTGACCTTGATCGCCCCATCGAAAGCGGCTCGCGGCTGAACCTCAGCGCCAGGGAGAACCCCGCTTCCATCAGCGTTGCCGACCGCAAGACCATGGAGCGCATCGGCGCACGTAACTTCCAGGACGCCGCCAATGCACTGCCCGGGGTTAACGCCTCGGCTCCGCCCGGCTGGGGGGGATATGTGGCGTACCGAGGGTTCAACGGTGCCCAGATCAGCCAGTTGTTCAATGGCATCAATTTGCAGTATGGCGGCGCGGCGCGCCCGGTGGGCGCCTGGATCTATGACCGCGTCGAATTGCTCGGCGGGCCGTCCTCCTTCCTCAACGGCAGCGGCGCTGTCGGTGGCAGCCTCAATTTCATCACCCGGCTGGCAAGCCGTGACGAAGACACCTTCGAAGGGCGCGTCAGTTATGCACGCTACGACACCATGGAAACGTCGGTTGCCTTCAACAAGGCGCTGAACACGGGCGACGGCCCACGCCACCATGCGCGCCTCGACTACAGCCGCACCAGCACCAACGGCTATATCGATCGCCAGGAGAATGGGGCCGGCAACCTGGCCTTCTCGCTGCTTAGCGACATCAACGAGAAGCTCTCGCACACGCTGGCCATCGAATACCTGGAAGAGCAAGAGGACAGCCCTTACTGGGGCACACCGGTATTGCAGCCACTGGTCGGTACCTTGCACATCGACAAGCACAACCGTTTCAACAACTACAACGTCGAAGACGGTCGCTACGAGCAGCGCACCCGGTGGCTGCGCTCGATCACCGACTACCGCTTCGACGACAACACCCAACTGCGTAACACCTTCTACCACTACAACGGCCAGCGCGATTACCGCAATCTCGAGGTGTATCGCTACAACGCCGACAACAGCGCCATCGCTCGCTCAGGCGGCTATCGCCAGCGGCACGACCAGGAGGTCAACGGCGACAAGCTGGAGCTGACCCACCAGGGCCAGTTGTTCGGCCTTGCCAGCGACTGGGCGTTCGGCATGGACTACAGCACCAACCAGCAAACCAACTACCCGCTGTCCAAGGGGGCGTTCGACACGGTTGACCCGAACGGCTTCGAACCCGGGCACTTCCTCGATATCCCCGGTATGGACGCGCCCATGACCAAGGGCAGAACCACCACCACCGACACCACCTCGGCCTTCGTCGAGAACCGTACCCGCCTGACCGATCAACTATCATTGATCACCGCGCTGCGCTACGACCATATCGACTTCGACGTGGTCGACCATGTGGCGCGAGCCAGGCTCGACCGACGCTGGGACGCCATCACCGGTCGCCTGGGCCTGGTCTATGACCTGACCTCCAACGTCACCCTGTACACCCAATACAGCAACTCGGCCGAACCACCAGGCGGTACCCTGACCAGCGCCTCGATCAGCCAGGTCGGCGACTTCGACCTGAGCACCGGCCGTCAGGTCGAGGTAGGCAGCAAGTTCGACTTCCTCGACGGCCGCGGCTCGGCGACGGCAGCGGCGTATCGCATCGTGCGCAAGGATATCTCCGTGCCCTCCTCGACCGTGCCCAACACCACCGAGCAGGCGGGCCAGCAGACCTCCACCGGCATCGAGCTGGCAGCCTCCTTCAAGGTCACGCCCAAGCTGCTGGCGGCGGGCAACTTCAGTTGGGTAAATGCCGAATACGATGAATTCAACGAGACCATCGGCGGCGTGGTGTACTCGCGCAAGGGCAAGAACCCGGTCAACATCCCCGACCGCGTGGCCAACCTCTGGTTGACCTACGACCTGGCGCCCGGCTGGCAGGTCGGGGCCGATGCCCGCTATGTCTCATCGGTGTACGCCAACACCGCCAATACCGCATGGGTACCGTCGTACACCGTCTACGGGCTGTCCATGACCCACGACCTGGACAAGCACGTGCAAGTCAGCGCGCGGCTGCGCAACCTCACCGACGAGGTGTATGCCCGCTTCATCCACCAGACCAACACCCAGTACTACCTGGGTGAACCGCGCAGCCTGGAAGTCGCTGTGCAGTGGCGCTACTGA
- a CDS encoding DUF2946 family protein, whose amino-acid sequence MKLAHHTRSHVAWVLYFSILFVSLLCAMGHGQMAGLRLAGMDDAAWCTADSSGMVQGEQDFSDPTLSAGGDCVIASLFSATLLAVFFGLLTLLAGEPGSPLPNQPPPRLPKQRWPLVNPRASPASLLAF is encoded by the coding sequence ATGAAGCTGGCCCACCACACACGATCACATGTCGCCTGGGTGCTGTATTTCAGCATCCTGTTCGTCTCGTTGCTGTGCGCCATGGGCCATGGGCAAATGGCCGGGTTGCGCCTGGCTGGTATGGATGATGCCGCCTGGTGCACGGCCGACAGCAGCGGCATGGTCCAAGGTGAGCAAGACTTCAGCGATCCGACCCTGTCTGCCGGCGGTGACTGCGTGATCGCCAGCCTGTTCAGCGCCACACTGCTGGCCGTCTTTTTCGGCCTGCTGACCCTGCTCGCCGGCGAGCCGGGCAGCCCCTTACCCAACCAACCTCCGCCACGCCTGCCCAAGCAGCGCTGGCCACTGGTCAATCCCCGCGCCTCTCCCGCTTCGCTTCTCGCGTTCTGA
- a CDS encoding DUF2254 domain-containing protein: MIARWRWLATRIAKRLWFRATLFSLLGVVTALLAMVFKDAVPVSLPARIGADAVDKILGIIASSMLAVTTFSLSTMVSAYSAASSGVTPRATSLVMEDATTQNALATFIGSFLFSLVGIIALSTGAYGTQGRVVLFTVTIAVVVLIIYTLLRWIDHLSKLGRVGETIDRVEKAVIKAIEQRVEHPFLGAAAYPPDLKLPGVTHEVKSRQTGYVQHIDVLTLSKIATRTEIRIFLEVLPGTFVHEGMVVARALAVNGEPLDDTGALDIEMLAAVTVGLRRTFEHDPRFGLSVLSEIASRALSPAVNDPGTAIDIIGRGIRCLTCWGKLHPVAQSTDNKCPQVYVRALLADDLFDDFFAPISRDGAALHEVNLRLIKALVSLARINPRAFQPACSRHAARLLAHAGSGLVLQQDKDELRALAAELIGVQ, translated from the coding sequence ATGATAGCTCGCTGGCGTTGGTTGGCTACGCGAATTGCCAAGCGTCTCTGGTTCAGAGCAACGCTTTTCTCCCTGTTGGGGGTGGTTACCGCGCTACTGGCCATGGTGTTCAAGGATGCAGTGCCGGTCAGCTTGCCTGCACGTATCGGTGCAGATGCCGTTGACAAGATATTGGGCATCATCGCCTCCAGCATGCTTGCCGTCACGACGTTTTCGCTCAGTACAATGGTCTCGGCCTACAGTGCCGCCAGCAGTGGCGTAACCCCGCGCGCCACTTCGTTGGTCATGGAGGACGCCACGACCCAGAACGCTCTGGCGACCTTCATCGGGTCCTTTCTCTTCAGCCTCGTCGGCATCATTGCACTGAGCACCGGAGCCTACGGTACACAAGGTCGTGTAGTGCTTTTCACCGTGACGATTGCAGTGGTGGTCCTGATCATCTACACCTTGCTGCGCTGGATTGATCACCTCTCCAAACTAGGGCGCGTAGGCGAGACGATCGACCGTGTCGAAAAAGCAGTGATCAAAGCCATCGAGCAGCGTGTTGAACACCCGTTTCTGGGCGCTGCAGCCTACCCGCCTGACCTCAAGCTTCCTGGGGTAACCCATGAAGTGAAAAGCCGCCAGACCGGCTATGTACAGCACATCGATGTCCTCACGCTGAGCAAGATTGCAACGCGCACCGAGATTCGAATTTTCCTCGAAGTTCTGCCTGGCACCTTTGTACATGAGGGTATGGTGGTGGCACGGGCCTTGGCCGTGAATGGCGAGCCGCTCGATGACACTGGCGCGCTGGACATCGAGATGCTCGCTGCCGTGACCGTCGGCCTCAGGAGAACGTTCGAGCATGACCCGCGCTTCGGGCTTTCGGTGTTGTCAGAGATCGCCTCGCGAGCGCTTTCTCCAGCGGTAAATGATCCCGGTACAGCCATCGACATCATTGGCCGCGGCATTCGCTGCCTGACGTGTTGGGGGAAACTGCATCCCGTGGCGCAAAGCACGGATAACAAATGCCCGCAGGTCTATGTTCGTGCACTGCTGGCGGATGACCTGTTTGACGATTTTTTTGCGCCGATCAGCCGGGACGGCGCGGCTTTGCACGAGGTCAATCTGCGCTTGATCAAAGCCCTGGTCAGCCTGGCGCGCATCAATCCCCGCGCATTTCAACCCGCCTGCAGCCGGCATGCCGCGCGCTTGCTTGCACACGCGGGCAGTGGGCTTGTACTTCAACAGGACAAGGACGAACTCCGCGCGCTCGCTGCCGAACTCATCGGTGTTCAATAA
- a CDS encoding LysR family transcriptional regulator, with protein sequence MDTRFLESLMAVIETGSIAAAARRENLTAPAVSQRIQALEKSLACELLNRSAHAVEPTEKCLSLLPKIRDLIQGAAELKEDLDTSSLSGYLKIGAISTALTGILPEAMNQLSSIAPQLRLRITPGDSRSLYEQVACGELDAGVMVCPPFSVPKSIRIQVLREEPLMLLTKDPVDKRDIRSTILGRNLIRYDSHAWGGQIAQQYLNDNDLQPDVLCNLDALDAIYIMVAKGMGVSVVPLWAGLKTDDLQATPVSDADSYMRQVVLLHKANPRRPKAVEVLKVQLMNNCSSP encoded by the coding sequence TTGGACACTCGATTTCTCGAAAGCCTGATGGCAGTGATAGAGACTGGCTCGATTGCAGCGGCGGCTCGACGGGAAAACCTGACAGCACCTGCAGTCAGCCAGCGTATACAAGCCCTCGAGAAATCGCTGGCGTGCGAACTCCTGAACCGAAGCGCACATGCTGTCGAACCTACCGAGAAATGTCTGTCGTTGCTGCCGAAGATTCGAGATCTGATCCAGGGGGCAGCAGAGCTGAAAGAGGATCTGGACACCAGTAGCCTGTCGGGGTATCTCAAGATCGGTGCGATCTCTACAGCGTTGACAGGCATATTGCCAGAGGCCATGAATCAGCTATCAAGCATTGCCCCGCAACTGAGGCTACGCATCACGCCAGGGGACTCGCGCAGTCTTTACGAACAAGTAGCCTGCGGAGAGCTCGATGCGGGAGTCATGGTATGTCCGCCCTTCAGCGTCCCCAAAAGCATTCGTATACAGGTTCTTCGAGAAGAACCCCTGATGCTTTTGACCAAAGACCCCGTTGACAAGCGCGACATCCGCTCGACGATTCTTGGTCGAAACCTGATTCGATATGACTCACATGCCTGGGGTGGGCAGATTGCCCAGCAGTACTTGAATGACAATGACCTGCAGCCCGATGTCCTCTGTAATCTGGATGCGCTGGATGCTATCTACATCATGGTCGCCAAAGGCATGGGGGTGTCTGTTGTCCCACTCTGGGCGGGATTGAAGACTGACGACCTACAGGCAACGCCAGTGTCGGACGCTGACAGCTACATGCGCCAGGTAGTCCTGCTTCACAAGGCCAACCCCAGAAGGCCCAAGGCGGTGGAGGTTTTGAAGGTACAGCTTATGAATAACTGCAGCTCCCCATAA